GGCTGTGTTGATCTTTCTTCCCGTCTTTCCCCTTCCCCTTTCCCCTGCTGGCCTTTATATACCCATACCCATGTTGGATTGGGGCTGTTGGATGGCCCATCATAATCGGATTTCTTTGTTATTTGCTTCCTCTTCGGGatccatttctttgtttctttctgaCCCTATATCCACCTTTTCTATTATTAGCCTCATGGCCTCCTCtccactctttttttttttttaatttattttagaacgCAGGTGAGTAAAGATCAATCAtactaaaagaaattaagttgATTTGTGGAGATAGTCAGAAATAAGTAATATGACCATATCACATAGTATGCAGAAAAATGTTGGAATCATCCAATGTCAAATCTAAAAGACAAAAATgatattctaaataaatttcgTATTATCAGGTTTGATTTAGGAATATAGCAATTAAagatgaacttttaatttttcatttttataaaattttgattaccAAGTACTCTCAGCCTTATCAAGAAAAGTTCTATCAATCAATTTTTGAAAAGGAAGACTTAGCTTACATTGTTATCATGATAAGATTTGACTTATGAGAAAGTTAGAAAGAATGAGTGAGCCCTTTCCGACCATTAATCAAAAGCCAACTCTTTCAATTATGCaaaagagaatatatatatatatatatatatatatatatgtatgtatgtataaatTACAcgtcaataaatttttttaatctctcatTTTTTCCGTTTTTTTCGTAAAGTATTTGTCGTTGTTGGAGTTCTATATTGGCTAACGTGCATGTTCATTCATTATGACTCTAGTCGACTTGCCTCTACTTTAAGTCAAGTCATTTGATTCGACCTCGTCTCTACTTTAGGACAAGGTCCTTTCAATACAATGTTGCATCGCATCTCACCATCGTGATTTTCACCAACACGGCCCACACTTTGCGATGTCATCTCAAATCTCGAGATGTTATTGACTCTTGTTATTTGTTCGATCACACTTGTCGAGAATTGACCCATGAGTCATCTTTATTATCATAGATCTAAGACATTGATCCATCTAGATACTATCTAGACATGGAtcatgtgtgttcatgcatagACATTTACAAGTCAGGTATAAGAGAATGGTCTCATATACCAAACTTCGACTCATGGAAGACATCCAAAATGCACGTCTTACAACGCTCACCCACACCGTGACACACATATATGTCATAGGTAAGCTCAATTAGGTCACAGGCCAGAGGGTAGTGGAGAGCTGATTCTATTCCTCCCTCTATTGTACATTTTGAgcatatttgatttgattgatgtAGACATGATCTTGGCGGGCAGTTATAGGACCCATGGAGCATCTGTCGAGTGTCCAATTAAGATCAAATTCGATGAGCCTTCATCTCTCAGATAGATAGACTTAACTCTAGAATCGGATCTCGAAACTCATAAAAAACTAAACTTTTGAGGCTATGGCCTAGAGACCTATCTGGCGATCTTTAAGCTGGTCTTCAACACTCTTATCATTATTGTTCCTTCCCATCTTTCTTATTCCTCaactttgttttaattctCACTCTTTTTggtatgttggatgatgcacctTCCTCCATGGTTGCATCATGACACTTATTTGTCTTGGCTCTTACGTTGCTAGATGGACGCCACTTGAGTGTCGCTGCCTATCTATCTGCGTATGGGGTCACAACCTATTGTATCCATACTATGGTTGTGATACTCCCCTACTTAAACTAGTCATCGTCCTTTATGACTTTCTTAAGAGTACAATCACATCATGGAATGTGACACTCTCCCATACTTAATCTCTACATTGTTCTGATGACGATCTGAACGTGAACTAGTTGCTAACTCACctactaaaaataaatgtgcTTCATAATGAATATGGAAACTAGGCGTTACTTATGGGCATCCCACCCACGGATCTTCTCTAGGTCTCTAAGACTCTCAACATAAACATGTCAAACACAGAATGCCCGATGGTTGTGGGCTATCCCACCAAGGGCTTTTTGCTTTTCTCTCGGACTTGCCTGGAACTCATAAGACAAACTATGGCAAAAACTACCATTAGCATATCCTCGCTTGAGCTAGCTAGCTGGAATATTAAAGGTAGTTATCATGACTCAAGCAAATATGAATCAAGATATCTGAATCATGTaatataaacttcaaataagataaatttatcttttatatttaatattaacgTCAATAACTATTCGTACACCTTGTAACTGTATTATCCTTACCGTTTTATCCAACAAATTTATCTCTCGTTCTCTAgacctattttctttttttatgatatCAACTTTGTTGGTCGCCTTCCCCAAACAATGTCTAGAGCTCATCCGCTGCTATCAACCACAAATCATTGCCATTGGAATTTTGTGTAATAAGAGGAATCGTAGTttttaagttgttttcttCCTCGCTCTCGATTCCTATCGCTAGCTATAAACCCATGTCAAAGCGTTTTCCAGTAGTACGTGCAAAAAAGATAGACCCAACATTAGTCTAAGGTGAGATTCGTTTTCCTATAAGGATGTCATCGTTGGGTTGATTTGAGAATAATTTACGAAAAATTTTCAGAATTTTTGTGGACGTACCGTTTAGTTAACGAGAAAGAAAATCTCTTCCCTTTCATATGTTAAATCGACATCTCTCTCttacccatttttttttttttccgaatGAATGTGAACACATATTAGATTATAGTGTGAATGGAGAGAGTGTAAGTCAGCAAAATGGGACATTAAAGTGGAAAATCAAagcaaaaaaaaggaagattttaaatcaatttgtGGCTAAAACAAgtgattattattatgtgtatatatatatatatatatatatatgggtgTTAGCTAGGCTTTATTGTGCATTCAAGTTGGGTCTTGAAGAAGATGTTCTTGGAAACGTGTCGTTGACTGCCACCctttgttggtttttttttcttcttttcttgttaAATTCTGTTTGGACCATTACCAAAGATTTCTTACTTTTGATGTTTGGTCAATTCCAAAACAACAACTCATTTAACCACTTCCCATAATTATCaccaatttaattaataattaaatatattttttctttttcattctgattaaattgtaaatactCTGAAATATccgacatttttaaaatttatagatctattaattaatttaaaagagcGTGGAATACGTTAGagaattattaaatacaattaaaaataatttatgaaattttttaaaacgtgtttaataacaaaaataagtaatttagCAGAAATTGTGTTGGTAATTGTTTGAGAGGGACAGGCCACCTACCACACCTTTCAAATTAGTGCTTTccatgatttaaattttttaaatttttagaacgtaaaattaagaaaaaggaaatccaaattataaaaagcTGGGATAGAATGGGATAGGTGagaaaaagttatttaaaatGTGCCAcatcagaaaataaaataaaataattagaataaaacatccaaatctttcatattttgattgataatataatttagtCGAACGTGTAAGTTCACAATTCAAACTAATCTATTTCTTATATTATCAATAATAAGGACtagttataataaaaattaaaaacaagtaTTGACGAGATTTTGCGAAGCTATTAATTTTCGTGTTTCGATTGagataatgaaattaagattTGATTGTGTCTTAGTGTAGATTGGTCAATTGTcgattataaaattttatctcTTGTTTGGTCTCTAGTACTAGTTTGATTGAAGTTCTTTTGTTCAAATCAATATTATTCAATACATTTCACGCTTTTAACCCGACTCAAGCTGAAAAAACCCCACCCCCACTCCCAAATCTTTAGGATTACGTATTCCCCTAAAAACTTGGTTACATTTCAAGCTGAATACTCCTAACATCGATCATAGGGGCAACAAATTAGTTGGTTTAGCCTTGAACCAATCTATGCTCAATGACATACTAGTTTAGGAAAATCTCTAATATGTTCTCCCCGAACCTACGCTCAAATACCGACTAGTTTAGGTAAATACTTAATACGTTCTCTAATCAAATGGACAATAACAAAGTAggtagtatttttttaaaccaataatgaaaaagtgggccattacaaatttattgagCCATAAACTTTGGCATCCAACTAAAGGTAGCAAATATATGCAAGAAGAGTGGACTTTTCAAGTTTTTTCCTCTAAAAGATGTAACGTTTGACAAATACTCCAATCATCTCTACCACTCAATACAGCTTTCGTCCAttcacatctttttcttcGTAGTTTTTTCCCCATACAATTTCCATAgcaaaattatacaaatttgGACTTAAAAGTTCCCAACTTGTATTCAGATCAGCAGCTTTGGACCCCAtagtttgaaaaataatgCACATTAACAGTTGAATTGAAGTCAATCCTGTTTGCAAGAGTGCTTTTTATCCAAATACTTGATTGGAAAGCACTCCAGcaagaaagtaaaaataaaaaataaaagaaaagggcaGAGAACTAATCATCAAAAGATTTGGTTTTAGTCAACTAAAAACACTCTCACTTTCCACTGAAAATTCATGTCAAACTCAGCCAACCTTAAATCTCATGGATAATGAACATAGTTCCATTGAAACCAAGCTAGTTATAGCTAAAGTGAAAACTTGCACCTATCTTCATTGTATATAAGAGAATAACCattataatttgtaatatCATGTGAAGCAGAGCAATGatcaagaagaaagaaaggtaTGACTGTAAGAGTAAGAAGTTCAGAAGGGAAGAGAGTAACTTACATGTTTCTGTGCAACATAAAAACAGCATCTATGAGTAGAGAGTTGGTCTGTAGAGTGTATGGAGGCAATGTGCCTGTAATATGAACTCCTGAAAATATACTCTGCAGTTGAAGATTCTAACAAACGCCTCGCAATTTCGGGTCCTTTGGACATCCGAACGGGGCAGCTATAATGACATTATTCACACCAACTATGGTTTCAATCTTCACAGTCTTATCTGATAAAAACCATGTTTTCAGCTGCATCCTCAATTGTTTGTTGCAATCTAGAGGGGCAGCAAGAGAAGTTCCAACTGATCTCTCTAAATTTTCTCAATTCCATAGCCATCTAATTTCTCGATGAATTTGGGATGCAAATTTATCTTCACGATAGGATGGAACTGTGGACAGCGATCGGGAACCCAGCAAGCTTCTGAGTGAAGTTCTTGCAATGGCATTTTTATCTagtattttttctttgtcatcCCCAACAATGATCGACTGGCctattttcttgaaattttgattagAATGGCTATGCCTAAAACTATGAGAACCAAGAGCTGGATCTTCAAGGAGGACTGAGTTTGGCTGATAATGCTGGCTTGACACTTTTGGTGGACTCTCTACCACAGGTTCTGGAGGCCGATCAGCTTTGAGGGAGTCCTGCTTGAAAAGTTCGTGCACCGAAGCACGTTCAACTGTGCTTAAGTTTAAAATCTGATAGAgtttttctccattttggtTATTCCCTATCAAACTATGATCACATGAATGGTTAGCAGCGTCGTGGCTTTGACAGCCACCATCGTAAGAGATACGAGGTGTTTCATCTATTCCAGGCCCCGACTTCCACTCAGGTACCAAGGAAGCAATTTCCCCATCAATTTTTTCAGCTATCTTGATCACATCTTGGTCGGTAATATCAAGTTCTGCTATCATTTCAGTAGCAACCGTCAATGCTGTATCATTCTTGGTGTCAAACGGGAAGTAAATGTTTCGAATCCGTCCTGCACATATTCCACATTTTTCAAGTGAACATTTCTGTAACTCTTAATAGAAAGCAAGCATTCCATGACCAAAGACAAAAGGAGGAAATAAATATGCCACTACCTTCTTTATCTGCAATCCTAAGTCTTAGAACAATGCTGCCATCTTCTCTTATCTTCCCCTTAATACTGTTATCAAGGTTTTCCAATTggtcatcatcatcattctcAAAAAGTTCGAACCCATCGGGTTCAGTCTGAACCGAATGACACCTCCATTCATCTGAGGCCTCCAAACGGTAATTAATCGAGCTGAAACTTCCTTGTCGTTCAAGGAAAGGGTGTGCTGTAGTAAAAGCAATACAGTCAAGTTCTCTCGGACATCCTGAAAGTTGTAACTTACTTTCACAATCATCAATTTGGAGAAAAGGGTCACTCAAAAGTTCCCTTGCTGAAGGTCTACAAGAGACTGGTGCCAAGCATTTCTCGACAAATTGCCGCATGCTCGGATCCTTCACTTTATATAAGGCATCTGGTTTCTTGCCCTACAAGTAGAAAgcatgataaggaatcaactttTTCGTCCAGGACATAATGGATTAAAGAAAAGTATATGCTCATAGAGAGGGAGATCTTACAGAAATTACTTTCTTATAGATTTGAACAGGATGATTACATTCACTATATGGATATTCAAATGTAACCATCTCCAAAACACACATCCCAAAAGAATAAATGTCTACCAATTCATTATAAGCCTCTTCATATACTTCAGGAGCCATGAACTCTGGTGTCCCTGTTTtgtaacaacaataataataagcaTCTAACAAACAGACTTCTATCACAAGAACTCACCAGCAATTCAAGGAAAAAGATTCATTGGGAAAGCATTAAGAATCAGAAAGCCAAAGATGAAATGGATGAAGAATTGGTTACAGGATCTCGATCAATCCTCATTTCAACCAAAATTTCACAGAATTTGAAGAAGATAATCATACCGACGCAATGATCAGCATGCGATTTCCGGAGAATAGCAGCAAGACCAAGAtctccaattttaatttctccttGATTACCATTAACTAAAATGTTATCGCACTTGAGATCTCTGTGGATCACAGGAGGGTTCTGGCTATGCAAATAGAGAAGACCCCTCAAGATTTGTCTGCACCATCGCTTCACTGCTCTAATGTTAACTCTCCTATGTTTTAGCCGATATCTGTAAGAAGAGAACCGACCAAAAATTTAGCAGAAACCAAGAAGGAATAAGACCTTTTTGTAGAAAGTGAAGGATGTGAGAATgaatgttcaaaagcattctTACTGCCTCAAAGTCCCAGAGGTGAACATTTCAGTAACAAAGTTGATGTTCCTATTTGCAGTATCGACCCATGAGgtataaaatttcataatgtTCTTATgcttcaatgtttttaaaagatGAATCTCAGAGTATAGCCTCTCAAGATCTTCAGGGCATTGAAGGAAGTTACAGAGCTTGACCTGGTTCCAAGCAACTTCAATCCCTTCATATTCATCAAACGCTCTGTAACtgcaacaaaaacaaaagaaaataaaaaacctcAATCGAATGTTCATTTCCAAAAACTGATCCAAATTAACTAAACCAAATGCGGTTCAAGAGCGGAAATCGGAAAAAgagaaccaaaaaaacaaaaatcaaacaagaagaagagatcGAATTCTcgaaataaatggaaaatgtAAGTGAAAGAAAGTCAAATAGAGACCGAAAACatcgaaaacaaaaaaaaaaattccgaAAATCAATGCTAAGTACAAAAATGCAAAGGAGACGAACGAGAAACTGAATTCATTCGTACACTGTCTTGGAAGCTCCTTTGCCGAGGATTTCATTATACTGCaacaaagaacagaaaacaATCAGAATCAGAGCGGATGAACacaagagagaaagagagaggggaGGGCATACTCTTCCATATCTGCCAGTCGGATCAATTTCAACATACTGAGAGAAATCTGGAGGTTGAAGAAGATTAGAGAAACCAGTAATTGAATCAATTGTTTCCATTAGATTTGAACCGATTTGCGATGTTCCTCGGCGGTGCAAATCCTTGGTTCCTCAGATTTTGGGCGGAGAACTATTTGGAAATCACATCTCTTgcagaagaagagagaagagaaaaaggtATTGAATGAAAGTGACGGCCCTTTCCAAGAGTAAGGT
This sequence is a window from Cucurbita pepo subsp. pepo cultivar mu-cu-16 chromosome LG04, ASM280686v2, whole genome shotgun sequence. Protein-coding genes within it:
- the LOC111792646 gene encoding probable serine/threonine-protein kinase WNK9 isoform X2 translates to METIDSITGFSNLLQPPDFSQYVEIDPTGRYGRYNEILGKGASKTVYRAFDEYEGIEVAWNQVKLCNFLQCPEDLERLYSEIHLLKTLKHKNIMKFYTSWVDTANRNINFVTEMFTSGTLRQYRLKHRRVNIRAVKRWCRQILRGLLYLHSQNPPVIHRDLKCDNILVNGNQGEIKIGDLGLAAILRKSHADHCVGTPEFMAPEVYEEAYNELGKKPDALYKVKDPSMRQFVEKCLAPVSCRPSARELLSDPFLQIDDCESKLQLSGCPRELDCIAFTTAHPFLERQGSFSSINYRLEASDEWRCHSVQTEPDGFELFENDDDDQLENLDNSIKGKIREDGSIVLRLRIADKEGRIRNIYFPFDTKNDTALTVATEMIAELDITDQDVIKIAEKIDGEIASLVPEWKSGPGIDETPRISYDGGCQSHDAANHSCDHSLIGNNQNGEKLYQILNLSTVERASVHELFKQDSLKADRPPEPVVESPPKVSSQHYQPNSVLLEDPALGSHSFRHSHSNQNFKKIGQSIIVGDDKEKILDKNAIARTSLRSLLGSRSLSTVPSYREDKFASQIHREIRWLWN
- the LOC111792646 gene encoding probable serine/threonine-protein kinase WNK9 isoform X1, which produces METIDSITGFSNLLQPPDFSQYVEIDPTGRYGRYNEILGKGASKTVYRAFDEYEGIEVAWNQVKLCNFLQCPEDLERLYSEIHLLKTLKHKNIMKFYTSWVDTANRNINFVTEMFTSGTLRQYRLKHRRVNIRAVKRWCRQILRGLLYLHSQNPPVIHRDLKCDNILVNGNQGEIKIGDLGLAAILRKSHADHCVGTPEFMAPEVYEEAYNELVDIYSFGMCVLEMVTFEYPYSECNHPVQIYKKVISGKKPDALYKVKDPSMRQFVEKCLAPVSCRPSARELLSDPFLQIDDCESKLQLSGCPRELDCIAFTTAHPFLERQGSFSSINYRLEASDEWRCHSVQTEPDGFELFENDDDDQLENLDNSIKGKIREDGSIVLRLRIADKEGRIRNIYFPFDTKNDTALTVATEMIAELDITDQDVIKIAEKIDGEIASLVPEWKSGPGIDETPRISYDGGCQSHDAANHSCDHSLIGNNQNGEKLYQILNLSTVERASVHELFKQDSLKADRPPEPVVESPPKVSSQHYQPNSVLLEDPALGSHSFRHSHSNQNFKKIGQSIIVGDDKEKILDKNAIARTSLRSLLGSRSLSTVPSYREDKFASQIHREIRWLWN